One segment of Rhodothermus bifroesti DNA contains the following:
- a CDS encoding branched-chain amino acid transaminase codes for MDKHPIWFNGKLVPFEEAKIHVLSHVVHYGSSVFEGIRCYETARGPAVFRLREHLRRLLDSARIYRMELPYTLEELISATLETIRASGLKSCYIRPVVFRGMGGLGVNPLKNTVEVAIAVWEWGAYLGNEALEQGVDVQVATWQRMAPNTLPAMAKAGANYANAALVKMEAVLNGHAEGIMLSVGGYVAEGSGENLFLVRDGVIYTAPLTLSILPGITRDTVMTLARDLGYRVVEQPIPREALYIADELFFTGTAAEITPIRSVDHYTIGQGRRGPVTEALQRAFYEIVHKGNDPYGWLTFVDVPREASISL; via the coding sequence ATGGACAAACATCCGATTTGGTTCAACGGCAAGCTGGTGCCGTTTGAGGAAGCCAAGATTCACGTGCTCTCTCATGTAGTGCATTATGGGTCCTCGGTGTTTGAAGGTATACGCTGCTACGAGACAGCGCGCGGGCCGGCTGTTTTCCGGCTGCGGGAACACTTGCGCCGGTTACTCGACTCGGCGCGCATCTATCGGATGGAACTGCCTTATACCCTAGAGGAGCTGATCTCAGCCACGCTCGAGACGATCCGCGCCAGCGGACTCAAATCCTGCTACATCCGACCCGTGGTATTCCGGGGTATGGGCGGGTTGGGCGTCAACCCCCTCAAGAATACCGTTGAGGTTGCAATTGCGGTGTGGGAATGGGGCGCTTACTTGGGCAACGAGGCCCTCGAGCAGGGCGTCGACGTCCAGGTGGCTACCTGGCAGCGTATGGCGCCCAACACGTTGCCAGCCATGGCCAAAGCGGGTGCTAACTATGCCAACGCAGCATTGGTGAAGATGGAAGCCGTGCTGAATGGGCATGCCGAAGGCATTATGCTTTCGGTAGGTGGCTACGTGGCCGAAGGCAGTGGAGAGAACCTCTTTTTGGTACGCGACGGGGTGATTTATACCGCTCCCCTCACTCTGTCGATTCTGCCAGGCATTACGCGCGACACAGTGATGACGCTTGCCCGTGACTTGGGTTATAGGGTCGTAGAGCAACCCATCCCACGCGAGGCGCTCTACATTGCCGACGAACTGTTCTTTACGGGAACGGCTGCCGAAATCACCCCAATTCGCTCGGTCGATCATTATACGATCGGTCAAGGCCGCCGCGGCCCCGTAACGGAGGCGCTCCAACGGGCCTTCTACGAAATTGTCCATAAGGGCAACGACCCTTATGGCTGGTTGACGTTCGTCGACGTTCCCCGCGAAGCAAGCATATCGCTGTAG
- a CDS encoding MarR family winged helix-turn-helix transcriptional regulator produces the protein MKLSERIQQSQFASPAQEALLNILVTSSWVLSELSTLMAPFGITPTQYNVLRILRGSHPRKLTCTEIGRRMLDRTPDVTRILNRLQKAGWITRGRATYDKRVVEVGITEKGLDLLAHMQPLVDAAQERLMARLSPEELRQLSNLLDRLRAEEPSLS, from the coding sequence ATGAAACTTTCCGAACGGATTCAACAATCCCAGTTTGCCTCGCCTGCACAGGAAGCCTTGCTCAACATTTTGGTCACCAGTTCTTGGGTGCTGAGCGAGCTGAGCACTTTGATGGCCCCTTTTGGCATTACCCCCACGCAGTACAATGTGCTGCGCATTTTACGCGGCAGCCATCCCCGCAAGTTGACCTGCACCGAAATCGGCCGGCGCATGCTCGACCGCACGCCCGATGTTACACGCATCTTGAATCGACTTCAAAAAGCTGGCTGGATTACGCGGGGACGAGCTACTTACGACAAACGCGTTGTTGAAGTCGGTATCACGGAAAAAGGGCTAGACCTGCTGGCGCACATGCAACCTCTGGTCGATGCTGCCCAGGAACGCTTGATGGCTCGCCTATCTCCAGAAGAATTGCGCCAGCTGAGCAACTTGCTCGACCGCTTACGTGCTGAAGAACCCTCGCTGTCTTAA
- a CDS encoding DUF2905 domain-containing protein, which yields MAQGPLTELGRWLLLIGAVLLVVGGLMLLLGRLPQLPLGRLPGDLSWEKGNVRIYFPLGTMLLISLVLTILLNLLLRLFR from the coding sequence ATGGCGCAAGGTCCACTGACGGAGCTGGGACGCTGGCTTTTGCTCATAGGCGCGGTGCTACTGGTAGTTGGTGGCCTAATGCTACTCCTGGGCCGCCTACCGCAACTGCCGCTAGGGCGTTTACCCGGTGACTTGAGCTGGGAGAAAGGAAACGTGCGCATTTACTTCCCCCTGGGCACGATGCTGCTGATCAGCCTGGTGCTGACCATCTTGCTAAACCTGCTCCTTAGGCTCTTTCGCTAA
- a CDS encoding pneumococcal-type histidine triad protein, with protein MAAMRWSRWVFLLFIAGFLALVVADALDLFARRPYYEVPHGDHTHYVPRDRNPNVPLERFPTRPPGRCERIAPDGALIPIEGCQ; from the coding sequence ATGGCCGCAATGCGCTGGTCGCGTTGGGTTTTCCTATTATTCATTGCAGGTTTTTTGGCCTTAGTCGTGGCCGACGCACTGGACTTGTTTGCACGGCGACCATACTATGAAGTCCCGCATGGGGATCACACCCACTATGTACCTCGCGACCGTAACCCCAACGTGCCGCTCGAACGTTTTCCCACGCGCCCACCTGGCCGATGTGAGCGCATTGCGCCCGACGGTGCGCTGATCCCCATCGAAGGCTGCCAGTAG
- a CDS encoding queuosine precursor transporter has protein sequence MRPEVYVLSRPQKLFVVCTAIFITALVIAEATSTKFFTAFKLPFPIHLFGMTFGEVVMTTGVLAFPVTFIITDLMNEYFGKKGIRFVTLVGMVMIGFEFLLLQAAIAVPAASISPVSQEAFEAVFGTTGRIILGSLTAYLLGQLADITLFHWLRGLTRGRFLWLRATGSTFGSQFIDTFVVLTIAFAGQLAFQQILAITLFNYGYKLLIAIAITPLIYLAHWAMDAYLGKELAHQLTAKAAARQDAF, from the coding sequence ATGCGACCAGAAGTTTACGTTTTAAGCCGCCCACAAAAGCTTTTTGTCGTTTGCACAGCTATTTTTATCACAGCATTGGTTATTGCCGAAGCCACGTCAACCAAATTTTTTACAGCCTTTAAGCTGCCTTTCCCGATTCATCTTTTTGGCATGACCTTCGGCGAGGTGGTTATGACCACTGGTGTGCTAGCCTTTCCGGTCACGTTCATTATTACCGATCTTATGAACGAGTACTTTGGCAAAAAAGGGATCCGCTTCGTGACGCTCGTGGGGATGGTCATGATCGGGTTTGAGTTTTTGCTGCTTCAAGCCGCCATTGCCGTTCCAGCAGCTAGCATTTCTCCGGTATCCCAGGAAGCATTTGAGGCGGTTTTTGGGACGACAGGCCGCATCATTCTAGGCAGCTTAACAGCGTATTTGCTCGGGCAACTGGCCGACATTACCCTTTTTCATTGGCTTCGCGGCCTTACACGAGGCCGTTTTCTTTGGTTGCGGGCTACAGGCTCAACGTTTGGGTCGCAGTTTATCGACACGTTTGTTGTGCTCACGATCGCCTTTGCTGGTCAGCTTGCCTTTCAACAAATTCTTGCGATCACGCTTTTTAACTACGGATACAAGCTCCTCATTGCCATCGCAATTACACCGTTGATTTACTTAGCCCACTGGGCAATGGATGCCTACTTGGGCAAGGAATTGGCGCATCAGCTTACTGCCAAAGCTGCTGCGCGCCAAGATGCCTTTTAG